One segment of Theobroma cacao cultivar B97-61/B2 chromosome 9, Criollo_cocoa_genome_V2, whole genome shotgun sequence DNA contains the following:
- the LOC18588788 gene encoding umecyanin gives MANRLGLVTSLIVVVMALFKTTAADTYTVGDELRWTIPPGGPIAYSTWARSKNFEINDTIVFNWSDTHDVAEVSEADYDNCTKTNPIGTIQQTSPANFTLDSNRTRYFICTINTHCELGQKVTINIGEWNSASSLTVGALSLLLSTIVISLLSYQI, from the exons ATGGCTAATCGCTTGGGGTTGGTTACTAGCTTGATTGTCGTGGTGATGGCTTTGTTTAAGACTACAGCTGCAGACACTTACACAGTGGGAGATGAGCTGCGCTGGACTATCCCTCCTGGTGGCCCTATTGCTTACTCAACTTGGGCTAGGTCGAAGAACTTTGAGATCAATGACACAATAG TATTCAACTGGAGTGATACACACGATGTGGCTGAAGTATCCGAGGCTGATTATGACAACTGCACAAAGACAAATCCTATTGGCACCATACAGCAGACCAGCCCTGCAAATTTCACTTTGGATTCCAACAGAACCCGCTACTTCATCTGCACCATCAACACCCACTGTGAGCTTGGCCAGAAGGTTACTATCAACATCGGAGAATGGAATTCAGCATCTTCTCTGACGGTCGGCGCCTTGTCTCTACTTCTCTCCACCATAGTTATCTCCCTGTTGAGTTACCAGATTTAA